One genomic region from Amia ocellicauda isolate fAmiCal2 chromosome 4, fAmiCal2.hap1, whole genome shotgun sequence encodes:
- the nr1h3 gene encoding oxysterols receptor LXR-alpha isoform X4: MSTLSTTNVTDVGHGESKSFPATPELLLDSSAEETSSSLVAEGGHDALQIGSPPGPDYTPQHNGTPLGPQGVDSDPGGPLSMDPSDIMKFDVAADVLAANSEQQPVKRKKGPAPKMLGNEVCSVCGDKASGFHYNVLSCEGCKGFFRRSVIKSAQYACKNGSKCEMDMYMRRKCQECRLRKCREAGMLEQCVLSEEQIRLKKMKKQHEDETARTSAAPPAPPLGVEAPRLEPEQLEMIEKLVAMQKQCNKRSFIDRPKVTPWPQSQDPLNREVRQQRFAHFTELAIMSVQEIVDFAKQLPGFLELTREDQIALLKTSTIEIMLLETSRRYNPAIESITFLKDFSYNKEDFAKAGLQFEFINPIFEFSKGMNDLHLDEAEYALLIAINIFSADRPNVQDHDLVERLQQPYVDALHSYIRIKRPHDHLMFPRMLMKLVSLRTLSSVHSEQVFALRLQDKKLPPLLSEIWDVHE; the protein is encoded by the exons ATGTCCACCCTGTCTACGACTAATGTCACTGATGTTGGTCATG GCGAGAGCAAGTCATTCCCCGCGACcccagagctgctcctggactcaAGCGCAGAGGAGACGAGCAGCAGCCTGGTGGCCGAGGGGGGCCATGACGCCCTGCAGATAGGGTCCCCCCCCGGCCCCGACTACACCCCCCAGCACAACGGCACACCGCTGGGCCCTCAGGGTGTGGACAGTGACCCCGGCGGGCCCCTGTCCATGGACCCCTCCGACATCATGAAGTTCGATGTGGCGGCCGACGTGCTGGCGGCAAACTCCG AGCAGCAGCCGGTGAAGAGGAAGAAGGGCCCGGCGCCCAAGATGCTGGGCAACGAGGTGTGCAGCGTGTGCGGAGACAAGGCCTCGGGCTTCCACTACAACGTGCTGAGCTGCGAGGGCTGCAAGGGCTTCTTCCGCCGCAGCGTCATCAAGAGCGCGCAGTACGCCTGCAAGAACGGCAGCAAGTGCGAGATGGACATGTACATGCGCCGCAAGTGCCAGGAGTGCCGGCTGCGCAAGTGTAGGGAGGCAGGCATGCTGGAGCAGT GCGTACTGTCCGAGGAGCAGATCCGGctgaagaagatgaagaagcAGCACGAGGACGAGACGGCGCGCACCTCCGCCGCGCCCCCGGCCCCCCCGCTGGGAGTGGAGGCCCCCAGGCTGGAGCCGGAGCAGCTGGAGATGATCGAGAAGCTGGTGGCCATGCAGAAGCAGTGCAACAAACGCTCGTTCATTGACCGGCCCAAGGTCACG CCGTGGCCACAGAGTCAGGACCCGCTGAACCGGGAGGTGCGGCAGCAGCGCTTCGCCCACTTCACCGAGCTGGCCATCATGTCGGTGCAGGAGATCGTGGACTTCGCCAAGCAGCTGCCTGGCTTCCTTGAGCTGACCCGGGAGGACCAGATCGCCCTGCTCAAGACCTCCACCATCGAG ATCATGCTGCTTGAGACCTCCAGGAGATACAACCCCGCTATCGAGAGCATCACCTTCCTGAAGGACTTCAGTTACAACAAGGAGGACTTTGCGAAAGCAG GCCTGCAGTTCGAGTTCATCAACCCCATCTTCGAGTTCTCCAAGGGGATGAACGACCTGCACTTAGACGAGGCGGAGTACGCCCTCCTCATTGCCATCAATATCTTCTCCGCAG ACCGCCCCAACGTCCAAGACCACGACCTCGTGGAGAGGCTGCAGCAGCCCTACGTGGACGCGCTTCATTCTTACATCAGAATCAAGAGGCCGCAT GATCACCTGATGTTCCCCCGGATGCTGATGAAGCTGGTGAGCCTGCGTACCCTGAGCAGCGTGCACTCGGAGCAGGTCTTCGCCCTGCGGCTCCAGGACAAGAAGCTGCCGCCCCTCCTCTCCGAGATCTGGGACGTCCACGAGTGA
- the nr1h3 gene encoding oxysterols receptor LXR-alpha isoform X3, whose amino-acid sequence MSTLSTTNVTDVGHGESKSFPATPELLLDSSAEETSSSLVAEGGHDALQIGSPPGPDYTPQHNGTPLGPQGVDSDPGGPLSMDPSDIMKFDVAADVLAANSAEQQPVKRKKGPAPKMLGNEVCSVCGDKASGFHYNVLSCEGCKGFFRRSVIKSAQYACKNGSKCEMDMYMRRKCQECRLRKCREAGMLEQCVLSEEQIRLKKMKKQHEDETARTSAAPPAPPLGVEAPRLEPEQLEMIEKLVAMQKQCNKRSFIDRPKVTPWPQSQDPLNREVRQQRFAHFTELAIMSVQEIVDFAKQLPGFLELTREDQIALLKTSTIEIMLLETSRRYNPAIESITFLKDFSYNKEDFAKAGLQFEFINPIFEFSKGMNDLHLDEAEYALLIAINIFSADRPNVQDHDLVERLQQPYVDALHSYIRIKRPHDHLMFPRMLMKLVSLRTLSSVHSEQVFALRLQDKKLPPLLSEIWDVHE is encoded by the exons ATGTCCACCCTGTCTACGACTAATGTCACTGATGTTGGTCATG GCGAGAGCAAGTCATTCCCCGCGACcccagagctgctcctggactcaAGCGCAGAGGAGACGAGCAGCAGCCTGGTGGCCGAGGGGGGCCATGACGCCCTGCAGATAGGGTCCCCCCCCGGCCCCGACTACACCCCCCAGCACAACGGCACACCGCTGGGCCCTCAGGGTGTGGACAGTGACCCCGGCGGGCCCCTGTCCATGGACCCCTCCGACATCATGAAGTTCGATGTGGCGGCCGACGTGCTGGCGGCAAACTCCG CAGAGCAGCAGCCGGTGAAGAGGAAGAAGGGCCCGGCGCCCAAGATGCTGGGCAACGAGGTGTGCAGCGTGTGCGGAGACAAGGCCTCGGGCTTCCACTACAACGTGCTGAGCTGCGAGGGCTGCAAGGGCTTCTTCCGCCGCAGCGTCATCAAGAGCGCGCAGTACGCCTGCAAGAACGGCAGCAAGTGCGAGATGGACATGTACATGCGCCGCAAGTGCCAGGAGTGCCGGCTGCGCAAGTGTAGGGAGGCAGGCATGCTGGAGCAGT GCGTACTGTCCGAGGAGCAGATCCGGctgaagaagatgaagaagcAGCACGAGGACGAGACGGCGCGCACCTCCGCCGCGCCCCCGGCCCCCCCGCTGGGAGTGGAGGCCCCCAGGCTGGAGCCGGAGCAGCTGGAGATGATCGAGAAGCTGGTGGCCATGCAGAAGCAGTGCAACAAACGCTCGTTCATTGACCGGCCCAAGGTCACG CCGTGGCCACAGAGTCAGGACCCGCTGAACCGGGAGGTGCGGCAGCAGCGCTTCGCCCACTTCACCGAGCTGGCCATCATGTCGGTGCAGGAGATCGTGGACTTCGCCAAGCAGCTGCCTGGCTTCCTTGAGCTGACCCGGGAGGACCAGATCGCCCTGCTCAAGACCTCCACCATCGAG ATCATGCTGCTTGAGACCTCCAGGAGATACAACCCCGCTATCGAGAGCATCACCTTCCTGAAGGACTTCAGTTACAACAAGGAGGACTTTGCGAAAGCAG GCCTGCAGTTCGAGTTCATCAACCCCATCTTCGAGTTCTCCAAGGGGATGAACGACCTGCACTTAGACGAGGCGGAGTACGCCCTCCTCATTGCCATCAATATCTTCTCCGCAG ACCGCCCCAACGTCCAAGACCACGACCTCGTGGAGAGGCTGCAGCAGCCCTACGTGGACGCGCTTCATTCTTACATCAGAATCAAGAGGCCGCAT GATCACCTGATGTTCCCCCGGATGCTGATGAAGCTGGTGAGCCTGCGTACCCTGAGCAGCGTGCACTCGGAGCAGGTCTTCGCCCTGCGGCTCCAGGACAAGAAGCTGCCGCCCCTCCTCTCCGAGATCTGGGACGTCCACGAGTGA
- the nr1h3 gene encoding oxysterols receptor LXR-alpha isoform X1 — translation MRLNCTTNGIFLFEHVSLARSSYCESKSFPATPELLLDSSAEETSSSLVAEGGHDALQIGSPPGPDYTPQHNGTPLGPQGVDSDPGGPLSMDPSDIMKFDVAADVLAANSAEQQPVKRKKGPAPKMLGNEVCSVCGDKASGFHYNVLSCEGCKGFFRRSVIKSAQYACKNGSKCEMDMYMRRKCQECRLRKCREAGMLEQCVLSEEQIRLKKMKKQHEDETARTSAAPPAPPLGVEAPRLEPEQLEMIEKLVAMQKQCNKRSFIDRPKVTPWPQSQDPLNREVRQQRFAHFTELAIMSVQEIVDFAKQLPGFLELTREDQIALLKTSTIEIMLLETSRRYNPAIESITFLKDFSYNKEDFAKAGLQFEFINPIFEFSKGMNDLHLDEAEYALLIAINIFSADRPNVQDHDLVERLQQPYVDALHSYIRIKRPHDHLMFPRMLMKLVSLRTLSSVHSEQVFALRLQDKKLPPLLSEIWDVHE, via the exons ATGAGGTTAAACTGCACAACAAATGGCATCTTCCTCTTCGAGCATGTCTCTCTCGCACGGTCTTCGTACT GCGAGAGCAAGTCATTCCCCGCGACcccagagctgctcctggactcaAGCGCAGAGGAGACGAGCAGCAGCCTGGTGGCCGAGGGGGGCCATGACGCCCTGCAGATAGGGTCCCCCCCCGGCCCCGACTACACCCCCCAGCACAACGGCACACCGCTGGGCCCTCAGGGTGTGGACAGTGACCCCGGCGGGCCCCTGTCCATGGACCCCTCCGACATCATGAAGTTCGATGTGGCGGCCGACGTGCTGGCGGCAAACTCCG CAGAGCAGCAGCCGGTGAAGAGGAAGAAGGGCCCGGCGCCCAAGATGCTGGGCAACGAGGTGTGCAGCGTGTGCGGAGACAAGGCCTCGGGCTTCCACTACAACGTGCTGAGCTGCGAGGGCTGCAAGGGCTTCTTCCGCCGCAGCGTCATCAAGAGCGCGCAGTACGCCTGCAAGAACGGCAGCAAGTGCGAGATGGACATGTACATGCGCCGCAAGTGCCAGGAGTGCCGGCTGCGCAAGTGTAGGGAGGCAGGCATGCTGGAGCAGT GCGTACTGTCCGAGGAGCAGATCCGGctgaagaagatgaagaagcAGCACGAGGACGAGACGGCGCGCACCTCCGCCGCGCCCCCGGCCCCCCCGCTGGGAGTGGAGGCCCCCAGGCTGGAGCCGGAGCAGCTGGAGATGATCGAGAAGCTGGTGGCCATGCAGAAGCAGTGCAACAAACGCTCGTTCATTGACCGGCCCAAGGTCACG CCGTGGCCACAGAGTCAGGACCCGCTGAACCGGGAGGTGCGGCAGCAGCGCTTCGCCCACTTCACCGAGCTGGCCATCATGTCGGTGCAGGAGATCGTGGACTTCGCCAAGCAGCTGCCTGGCTTCCTTGAGCTGACCCGGGAGGACCAGATCGCCCTGCTCAAGACCTCCACCATCGAG ATCATGCTGCTTGAGACCTCCAGGAGATACAACCCCGCTATCGAGAGCATCACCTTCCTGAAGGACTTCAGTTACAACAAGGAGGACTTTGCGAAAGCAG GCCTGCAGTTCGAGTTCATCAACCCCATCTTCGAGTTCTCCAAGGGGATGAACGACCTGCACTTAGACGAGGCGGAGTACGCCCTCCTCATTGCCATCAATATCTTCTCCGCAG ACCGCCCCAACGTCCAAGACCACGACCTCGTGGAGAGGCTGCAGCAGCCCTACGTGGACGCGCTTCATTCTTACATCAGAATCAAGAGGCCGCAT GATCACCTGATGTTCCCCCGGATGCTGATGAAGCTGGTGAGCCTGCGTACCCTGAGCAGCGTGCACTCGGAGCAGGTCTTCGCCCTGCGGCTCCAGGACAAGAAGCTGCCGCCCCTCCTCTCCGAGATCTGGGACGTCCACGAGTGA
- the nr1h3 gene encoding oxysterols receptor LXR-alpha isoform X2, translated as MRLNCTTNGIFLFEHVSLARSSYCESKSFPATPELLLDSSAEETSSSLVAEGGHDALQIGSPPGPDYTPQHNGTPLGPQGVDSDPGGPLSMDPSDIMKFDVAADVLAANSEQQPVKRKKGPAPKMLGNEVCSVCGDKASGFHYNVLSCEGCKGFFRRSVIKSAQYACKNGSKCEMDMYMRRKCQECRLRKCREAGMLEQCVLSEEQIRLKKMKKQHEDETARTSAAPPAPPLGVEAPRLEPEQLEMIEKLVAMQKQCNKRSFIDRPKVTPWPQSQDPLNREVRQQRFAHFTELAIMSVQEIVDFAKQLPGFLELTREDQIALLKTSTIEIMLLETSRRYNPAIESITFLKDFSYNKEDFAKAGLQFEFINPIFEFSKGMNDLHLDEAEYALLIAINIFSADRPNVQDHDLVERLQQPYVDALHSYIRIKRPHDHLMFPRMLMKLVSLRTLSSVHSEQVFALRLQDKKLPPLLSEIWDVHE; from the exons ATGAGGTTAAACTGCACAACAAATGGCATCTTCCTCTTCGAGCATGTCTCTCTCGCACGGTCTTCGTACT GCGAGAGCAAGTCATTCCCCGCGACcccagagctgctcctggactcaAGCGCAGAGGAGACGAGCAGCAGCCTGGTGGCCGAGGGGGGCCATGACGCCCTGCAGATAGGGTCCCCCCCCGGCCCCGACTACACCCCCCAGCACAACGGCACACCGCTGGGCCCTCAGGGTGTGGACAGTGACCCCGGCGGGCCCCTGTCCATGGACCCCTCCGACATCATGAAGTTCGATGTGGCGGCCGACGTGCTGGCGGCAAACTCCG AGCAGCAGCCGGTGAAGAGGAAGAAGGGCCCGGCGCCCAAGATGCTGGGCAACGAGGTGTGCAGCGTGTGCGGAGACAAGGCCTCGGGCTTCCACTACAACGTGCTGAGCTGCGAGGGCTGCAAGGGCTTCTTCCGCCGCAGCGTCATCAAGAGCGCGCAGTACGCCTGCAAGAACGGCAGCAAGTGCGAGATGGACATGTACATGCGCCGCAAGTGCCAGGAGTGCCGGCTGCGCAAGTGTAGGGAGGCAGGCATGCTGGAGCAGT GCGTACTGTCCGAGGAGCAGATCCGGctgaagaagatgaagaagcAGCACGAGGACGAGACGGCGCGCACCTCCGCCGCGCCCCCGGCCCCCCCGCTGGGAGTGGAGGCCCCCAGGCTGGAGCCGGAGCAGCTGGAGATGATCGAGAAGCTGGTGGCCATGCAGAAGCAGTGCAACAAACGCTCGTTCATTGACCGGCCCAAGGTCACG CCGTGGCCACAGAGTCAGGACCCGCTGAACCGGGAGGTGCGGCAGCAGCGCTTCGCCCACTTCACCGAGCTGGCCATCATGTCGGTGCAGGAGATCGTGGACTTCGCCAAGCAGCTGCCTGGCTTCCTTGAGCTGACCCGGGAGGACCAGATCGCCCTGCTCAAGACCTCCACCATCGAG ATCATGCTGCTTGAGACCTCCAGGAGATACAACCCCGCTATCGAGAGCATCACCTTCCTGAAGGACTTCAGTTACAACAAGGAGGACTTTGCGAAAGCAG GCCTGCAGTTCGAGTTCATCAACCCCATCTTCGAGTTCTCCAAGGGGATGAACGACCTGCACTTAGACGAGGCGGAGTACGCCCTCCTCATTGCCATCAATATCTTCTCCGCAG ACCGCCCCAACGTCCAAGACCACGACCTCGTGGAGAGGCTGCAGCAGCCCTACGTGGACGCGCTTCATTCTTACATCAGAATCAAGAGGCCGCAT GATCACCTGATGTTCCCCCGGATGCTGATGAAGCTGGTGAGCCTGCGTACCCTGAGCAGCGTGCACTCGGAGCAGGTCTTCGCCCTGCGGCTCCAGGACAAGAAGCTGCCGCCCCTCCTCTCCGAGATCTGGGACGTCCACGAGTGA
- the nr1h3 gene encoding oxysterols receptor LXR-alpha isoform X5, translated as MDPSDIMKFDVAADVLAANSAEQQPVKRKKGPAPKMLGNEVCSVCGDKASGFHYNVLSCEGCKGFFRRSVIKSAQYACKNGSKCEMDMYMRRKCQECRLRKCREAGMLEQCVLSEEQIRLKKMKKQHEDETARTSAAPPAPPLGVEAPRLEPEQLEMIEKLVAMQKQCNKRSFIDRPKVTPWPQSQDPLNREVRQQRFAHFTELAIMSVQEIVDFAKQLPGFLELTREDQIALLKTSTIEIMLLETSRRYNPAIESITFLKDFSYNKEDFAKAGLQFEFINPIFEFSKGMNDLHLDEAEYALLIAINIFSADRPNVQDHDLVERLQQPYVDALHSYIRIKRPHDHLMFPRMLMKLVSLRTLSSVHSEQVFALRLQDKKLPPLLSEIWDVHE; from the exons ATGGACCCCTCCGACATCATGAAGTTCGATGTGGCGGCCGACGTGCTGGCGGCAAACTCCG CAGAGCAGCAGCCGGTGAAGAGGAAGAAGGGCCCGGCGCCCAAGATGCTGGGCAACGAGGTGTGCAGCGTGTGCGGAGACAAGGCCTCGGGCTTCCACTACAACGTGCTGAGCTGCGAGGGCTGCAAGGGCTTCTTCCGCCGCAGCGTCATCAAGAGCGCGCAGTACGCCTGCAAGAACGGCAGCAAGTGCGAGATGGACATGTACATGCGCCGCAAGTGCCAGGAGTGCCGGCTGCGCAAGTGTAGGGAGGCAGGCATGCTGGAGCAGT GCGTACTGTCCGAGGAGCAGATCCGGctgaagaagatgaagaagcAGCACGAGGACGAGACGGCGCGCACCTCCGCCGCGCCCCCGGCCCCCCCGCTGGGAGTGGAGGCCCCCAGGCTGGAGCCGGAGCAGCTGGAGATGATCGAGAAGCTGGTGGCCATGCAGAAGCAGTGCAACAAACGCTCGTTCATTGACCGGCCCAAGGTCACG CCGTGGCCACAGAGTCAGGACCCGCTGAACCGGGAGGTGCGGCAGCAGCGCTTCGCCCACTTCACCGAGCTGGCCATCATGTCGGTGCAGGAGATCGTGGACTTCGCCAAGCAGCTGCCTGGCTTCCTTGAGCTGACCCGGGAGGACCAGATCGCCCTGCTCAAGACCTCCACCATCGAG ATCATGCTGCTTGAGACCTCCAGGAGATACAACCCCGCTATCGAGAGCATCACCTTCCTGAAGGACTTCAGTTACAACAAGGAGGACTTTGCGAAAGCAG GCCTGCAGTTCGAGTTCATCAACCCCATCTTCGAGTTCTCCAAGGGGATGAACGACCTGCACTTAGACGAGGCGGAGTACGCCCTCCTCATTGCCATCAATATCTTCTCCGCAG ACCGCCCCAACGTCCAAGACCACGACCTCGTGGAGAGGCTGCAGCAGCCCTACGTGGACGCGCTTCATTCTTACATCAGAATCAAGAGGCCGCAT GATCACCTGATGTTCCCCCGGATGCTGATGAAGCTGGTGAGCCTGCGTACCCTGAGCAGCGTGCACTCGGAGCAGGTCTTCGCCCTGCGGCTCCAGGACAAGAAGCTGCCGCCCCTCCTCTCCGAGATCTGGGACGTCCACGAGTGA